A window of Corythoichthys intestinalis isolate RoL2023-P3 chromosome 14, ASM3026506v1, whole genome shotgun sequence contains these coding sequences:
- the LOC130929474 gene encoding caytaxin-like isoform X1, whose amino-acid sequence MGTAEATLRMDSMEVKDEWQDEDFPRPLPEDGDSTCGLTDNRTNPPCSLNVGGSGKDQSKRRTLTAPEMNLSLDHSEGSLLSDDLDINVDDMETPDDTDSLDFANNGNELEWEDDTPVASAKCLPGEGEEERDSSGRLWRTVIIGDQEQRIDMQVIRPYLRVVTHGGYYGEGLNAIIVFSACYLPDSSCDDYSYIMENLFLYVVSSLELLVADDYMIVYLNGATPRRKMPGIGWLKKCYQMIDRKLRKNLKCLIIVHPTWFIRTILAISRPFISVKFLDKIRYVYTLHELSLLIPMEHVQVPECVLQYDDEKIKARLEQEQQNGNVLPPTERLKQTIAEIGGEI is encoded by the exons ATGGGGACAGCTGAGGCAACTTTACGTATGGACAGCATGGAGGTGAAGGACGAATGGCAGGATGAGGACTTTCCCAG GCCTCTACCAGAAGATGGAGATTCCACATGCGGCCTCACAGACAACAGAACCA ACCCCCCCTGTAGTCTGAACGTGGGTGGATCGGGCAAGGACCAGTCCAAACGCCGGACGCTGACTGCCCCCGAGATGAACTTGTCACTGGATCACAGCGAGGGCTCGCTGCTCTCAGATGACCTGGACATCAACGTGGACGATATGGAGACGCCCGACGATACCGACTCGCTGGACTTTGCCAATAATGGCAATGAGCTGGAGTGGGAAG ATGACACCCCCGTTGCCAGCGCCAAATGTCTTCCAGGCGAAGGCGAGGAGGAGCGGGACTCATCGGGCCGCCTGTGGAGAACGGTCATCATCGGCGACCAGGAGCAACGTATTGACATGCAGGTCATCAGGCCATACCTCAGGGTCGTCACGCACGGAG GCTATTACGGAGAAGGCCTGAATGCCATCATCGTGTTTTCAGCCTGCTATCTCCCAGACAGCAGTTGTGACGACTACTCGTACATCATGGAGAACCTCTTCTT GTACGTGGTGAGCAGCCTGGAGCTGCTGGTAGCCGACGACTACATGATCGTCTACCTGAATGGCGCCACGCCGCGCAGGAAGATGCCCGGCATCGGCTGGCTGAAGAAATGCTACCAGATGATTGACAGGAA ATTGAGGAAGAATCTCAAGTGTCTCATCATTGTTCACCCAACGTGGTTCATCCGGACAATTCTGGCCATCTCCAGACCTTTCATCAG CGTGAAGTTCCTGGACAAGATACGTTACGTGTATACTCTGCACGAGCTAAGCCTGCTCATCCCCATGGAGCACGTGCAGGTGCCTGAGTGTGTGCTGCA GTACGACGATGAGAAGATAAAAGCAAG ACTGGAGCAAGAGCAACAGAATGGAAACGTTTTGCCGCCTACAGAAAG GCTGAAGCAAACGATAGCCGAGATTGGGGGCGAAATCTGA
- the LOC130929474 gene encoding caytaxin-like isoform X2 — MGTAEATLRMDSMEVKDEWQDEDFPRPLPEDGDSTCGLTDNRTNDTPVASAKCLPGEGEEERDSSGRLWRTVIIGDQEQRIDMQVIRPYLRVVTHGGYYGEGLNAIIVFSACYLPDSSCDDYSYIMENLFLYVVSSLELLVADDYMIVYLNGATPRRKMPGIGWLKKCYQMIDRKLRKNLKCLIIVHPTWFIRTILAISRPFISVKFLDKIRYVYTLHELSLLIPMEHVQVPECVLQYDDEKIKARLEQEQQNGNVLPPTERLKQTIAEIGGEI; from the exons ATGGGGACAGCTGAGGCAACTTTACGTATGGACAGCATGGAGGTGAAGGACGAATGGCAGGATGAGGACTTTCCCAG GCCTCTACCAGAAGATGGAGATTCCACATGCGGCCTCACAGACAACAGAACCA ATGACACCCCCGTTGCCAGCGCCAAATGTCTTCCAGGCGAAGGCGAGGAGGAGCGGGACTCATCGGGCCGCCTGTGGAGAACGGTCATCATCGGCGACCAGGAGCAACGTATTGACATGCAGGTCATCAGGCCATACCTCAGGGTCGTCACGCACGGAG GCTATTACGGAGAAGGCCTGAATGCCATCATCGTGTTTTCAGCCTGCTATCTCCCAGACAGCAGTTGTGACGACTACTCGTACATCATGGAGAACCTCTTCTT GTACGTGGTGAGCAGCCTGGAGCTGCTGGTAGCCGACGACTACATGATCGTCTACCTGAATGGCGCCACGCCGCGCAGGAAGATGCCCGGCATCGGCTGGCTGAAGAAATGCTACCAGATGATTGACAGGAA ATTGAGGAAGAATCTCAAGTGTCTCATCATTGTTCACCCAACGTGGTTCATCCGGACAATTCTGGCCATCTCCAGACCTTTCATCAG CGTGAAGTTCCTGGACAAGATACGTTACGTGTATACTCTGCACGAGCTAAGCCTGCTCATCCCCATGGAGCACGTGCAGGTGCCTGAGTGTGTGCTGCA GTACGACGATGAGAAGATAAAAGCAAG ACTGGAGCAAGAGCAACAGAATGGAAACGTTTTGCCGCCTACAGAAAG GCTGAAGCAAACGATAGCCGAGATTGGGGGCGAAATCTGA